The following proteins are co-located in the Apium graveolens cultivar Ventura chromosome 5, ASM990537v1, whole genome shotgun sequence genome:
- the LOC141723548 gene encoding actin-depolymerizing factor 1-like, whose amino-acid sequence MCMRDKGSGFSRRGREPISPGSNDVNDSWSGDRNILVLSKVGSTLGIVEHGVECRIYLHMYLFGSLPEDECHYAIYDYDFVTVENWQKSRIFFIEWCPR is encoded by the exons ATGTGTATGAGGGATAAAGGCTCTGGCTTTAGCAGGAGAGGAAGGGAGCCAATATCTCCAGGAAGTAATGATGTAAATGATTCCTGGAGTGGTGACAGGAATATACTA GTATTGTCAAAGGTGGGTTCTACTTTAGGGATAGTAGAACATGGCGTTGAGTGCCGTATTTACCTTCATATGTACCTTTTCGGCAG CCTTCCTGAAGATGAGTGTCATTATGCGATTTATGACTATGATTTTGTGACCGTAGAGAATTGGCAGAAGAGCAGAATTTTCTTCATTGAATG GTGTCCAAGGTAA